The following proteins are co-located in the Clostridiales bacterium genome:
- a CDS encoding ABC transporter ATP-binding protein, which yields MEKTALLEMKGITKKFGTVLANDHIDLQLYPGEIHALLGENGSGKSTLMNILLGIYKPNSGDIFYKGEKGQIKTPKHSAELGIGMVHQHFALIPTLTVAENIFLSLDHCSFILDQQKMESKIREYSEQFSLQVDPGAKVWQLSVGEQQRVEIMKLLCRNSEILVLDEPSAVLTPQEAGEMFKTLRKMAAHGKSVIFISHKMNEVMEHADRITVLKNGRVTDRMLADEANIDRMTKAVVGERDIEKIFNKSQVKTERLLLEANHLRVLNDKGLVALQDVSFQLHAGEIFAIAGVAGSGQRELAESLAGLRKVTSGKLSFKGKDITKKNIRERVIQGISFIPEDRLKMGLIPSMNMKENAVLKEFRGSSYNKGGILLSKAIRTLTERHVANHGIKHGGLDLPVSLMSGGNQQKLLIAREVNGNPELIIAAYPVRGLDIGATASIHKTLVEQRDRGACILLISEELDEIFEMSDRVAVLCGGKLMGIRNISETNYEEIGQMMSGESASDESA from the coding sequence ATGGAAAAAACAGCTTTACTGGAAATGAAAGGAATCACAAAGAAATTTGGAACGGTTCTGGCAAATGACCATATTGATCTGCAGCTTTATCCGGGAGAGATTCATGCGTTACTTGGAGAAAACGGCTCTGGAAAAAGCACTCTCATGAACATTCTGCTGGGGATCTATAAACCGAATAGCGGTGATATTTTCTATAAAGGAGAAAAAGGGCAGATCAAGACCCCAAAGCATTCTGCTGAATTGGGTATCGGTATGGTACATCAGCACTTTGCGCTGATTCCGACGTTGACGGTGGCAGAAAATATTTTTCTTAGCCTGGATCATTGCAGTTTTATTTTGGATCAACAAAAAATGGAGAGTAAAATCCGTGAATATTCAGAGCAGTTTTCATTACAGGTGGATCCTGGCGCTAAGGTCTGGCAGCTTTCAGTAGGAGAACAGCAGCGAGTGGAGATTATGAAGCTTCTTTGCCGAAATAGTGAGATTTTGGTTTTGGATGAGCCCTCCGCTGTATTGACACCACAGGAAGCTGGTGAGATGTTTAAAACCCTGCGTAAAATGGCAGCTCATGGGAAATCCGTGATTTTTATCTCCCACAAAATGAATGAAGTTATGGAGCATGCTGATCGGATCACAGTTCTGAAAAATGGCAGAGTCACTGATAGGATGCTTGCTGACGAAGCGAATATTGACCGGATGACAAAAGCAGTGGTTGGGGAGAGGGATATCGAAAAGATTTTCAATAAATCTCAAGTAAAAACCGAACGTTTGCTTTTGGAGGCAAATCATCTTCGTGTTTTAAATGATAAAGGGTTGGTGGCGCTCCAAGATGTTTCTTTTCAGCTCCATGCCGGTGAGATCTTTGCGATAGCCGGTGTTGCCGGGAGTGGTCAGCGCGAGCTGGCGGAGTCACTTGCCGGGCTGAGAAAGGTCACCTCAGGGAAACTATCATTTAAGGGGAAGGATATCACAAAAAAAAATATTCGAGAAAGAGTAATACAAGGGATTTCCTTTATTCCGGAAGATCGCCTGAAAATGGGCTTAATTCCAAGTATGAATATGAAAGAAAATGCGGTACTAAAGGAATTTAGAGGGTCTTCATACAATAAGGGCGGTATTTTGCTAAGCAAGGCGATTCGGACCTTAACAGAAAGACATGTCGCTAATCATGGTATTAAACACGGCGGATTGGATCTGCCCGTAAGTCTCATGTCCGGCGGAAACCAGCAGAAGCTTTTGATTGCAAGAGAAGTCAACGGTAATCCGGAACTGATTATAGCAGCTTACCCGGTGAGAGGACTTGATATCGGAGCAACTGCTTCCATCCACAAAACCTTAGTGGAACAGCGTGACCGGGGCGCTTGCATCCTGTTAATTTCTGAAGAACTGGACGAAATCTTTGAGATGTCTGACCGAGTTGCTGTCTTGTGCGGCGGTAAGCTCATGGGAATTCGTAATATATCTGAGACGAACTACGAGGAAATCGGTCAGATGATGTCTGGTGAGTCGGCATCCGATGAATCTGCATAA
- a CDS encoding D-lyxose/D-mannose family sugar isomerase — MKRSEINKSLVEMENFIKEYRFALPPFCHFTPEEWNSKGSEYDEIRDNMLGWDITDYGLGNFSKTGFSLITIRNGNLAMKDKYTKTYAEKLLYLREGQYAPMHFHWNKMEDIINRGGGNVLIRVYNSTEGEGLDESGEVQVYMDGRKLTVPAGTQVRLTPGESIAIQPYLYHDFSVEEGTGPVLLGEVSQCNDDNTDNRFLEPIGRFPAIEEDEPPYRLLCNEYPRG, encoded by the coding sequence ATGAAACGCAGCGAGATTAACAAGTCGCTGGTGGAAATGGAGAATTTCATTAAGGAATATCGGTTTGCATTGCCGCCTTTCTGTCACTTTACGCCGGAGGAGTGGAACTCCAAGGGATCTGAATATGATGAAATCCGCGATAACATGTTGGGCTGGGATATTACGGATTATGGTCTGGGAAATTTTTCTAAGACTGGTTTTTCCTTAATTACAATCCGTAATGGTAACCTCGCTATGAAGGATAAATACACCAAAACCTATGCGGAAAAGTTGCTCTATCTCAGAGAGGGTCAATATGCGCCCATGCACTTTCACTGGAATAAGATGGAGGATATTATCAACCGAGGCGGGGGCAATGTTTTGATCCGCGTATACAATTCAACGGAAGGCGAGGGGCTGGACGAGTCAGGAGAAGTACAAGTTTACATGGATGGACGGAAGCTTACCGTTCCGGCAGGTACCCAGGTGCGTCTGACTCCTGGTGAAAGCATCGCGATACAGCCCTATCTATACCATGACTTTTCTGTGGAGGAGGGTACAGGCCCGGTATTGTTAGGCGAGGTAAGTCAATGCAATGATGACAATACTGATAACCGTTTTCTGGAACCAATTGGACGCTTTCCCGCTATTGAGGAAGACGAACCGCCATATCGTTTGCTTTGCAATGAATATCCTAGGGGATAG
- a CDS encoding carbohydrate kinase: MFDIVALGELLIDFTYHGRSENGTRLFEQNPGGAPANVLCAASNLGLSTAFIGKVGKDMHGDYLRSVLEEKGVDTSGLISAEDVFTTLAFVKLSETGEREFSFSRKPGADTCLSAGEVKRELANGCRIFHFGSLSLTDEPSRSATIETVKAAKKAGAIISYDPNYRAPLWKSEKIAADTMKSVLSFADIVKISDEEVELITGESSPEAAAAYLFQEGISCAVITLGRNGAYTAVEGSSVLIPILDQDVPVVDTTGAGDAFWGGFLYQLAESGLRPKELGQDQLRNFTEFANAVASLCIQKRGGIPAMPTISMVKEFLAKRGNDNETQRD; encoded by the coding sequence ATGTTCGATATTGTCGCATTGGGTGAGCTATTAATTGACTTTACATACCACGGAAGAAGCGAAAATGGAACGCGCCTGTTTGAACAAAACCCTGGCGGCGCACCTGCAAATGTGCTATGTGCTGCTTCGAACTTAGGATTGAGTACTGCATTTATCGGCAAGGTTGGCAAGGATATGCACGGAGATTATTTGCGAAGCGTGCTTGAAGAAAAGGGTGTTGATACCAGTGGACTGATTAGTGCTGAGGATGTATTTACAACTCTTGCGTTTGTAAAATTATCCGAAACTGGGGAACGTGAATTCTCTTTTTCGCGTAAACCAGGTGCAGATACTTGTCTTTCTGCAGGCGAGGTAAAACGTGAGCTAGCAAATGGGTGCAGGATTTTTCACTTCGGCTCTCTCTCGCTGACTGACGAGCCTTCGCGCTCCGCCACAATAGAAACGGTAAAAGCTGCTAAAAAGGCTGGTGCCATTATCTCTTATGACCCGAATTACCGTGCACCGCTCTGGAAAAGTGAGAAAATAGCCGCTGATACAATGAAGAGTGTCCTTTCTTTTGCAGACATTGTGAAAATCAGCGATGAGGAAGTTGAACTGATCACCGGAGAGTCTTCTCCCGAGGCTGCCGCCGCCTATCTGTTTCAAGAGGGTATTTCCTGTGCTGTGATCACCCTTGGCAGAAACGGCGCTTACACCGCAGTGGAGGGTTCCTCTGTGTTGATCCCTATTCTTGATCAAGACGTTCCGGTGGTAGACACTACTGGTGCAGGTGATGCTTTCTGGGGAGGATTTCTCTATCAACTGGCTGAGAGTGGGCTTCGACCTAAGGAACTCGGTCAAGATCAATTACGTAATTTTACTGAATTTGCTAACGCGGTAGCCTCTCTATGCATTCAAAAACGCGGGGGGATACCAGCGATGCCTACGATAAGCATGGTCAAGGAATTTTTGGCCAAAAGGGGGAATGACAATGAAACGCAGCGAGATTAA
- a CDS encoding sugar ABC transporter substrate-binding protein produces MKKRVSLFLVALLMVAMALTGCGGGAQNEPADPPAAEGDGFAADAVIGVALPWLGTQNWAEADQMFKDQLEAAGFKAIVQHADNKVPQQQQQIESMIQNGAKVIVVGPVDGSQLGAVLEEAEAAGIKIIGYDRLIENTTGVDGVVQFGSVKTGELQGQALLDGLAAVKGEGPYNIELFGGGPADPNAPNFFKGAMKVLQPKIDDGTLVVVSGQTDFTQCATMDWDNSKAQARMDSLLSGFYADKEIHGVLSPNDGIARAIITASEQAGQQLPVVSGLDAENESVEWIWSGRQYSTVAKPTDVLVNKTIEIIKSLQAGNGMPAPDTTVNNGKKDVGVYELPPLVVTKENAKEAFANDPGRLELLK; encoded by the coding sequence ATGAAAAAACGTGTATCACTGTTCCTTGTTGCATTACTTATGGTTGCAATGGCGCTAACCGGATGTGGTGGCGGAGCTCAAAATGAACCCGCTGATCCCCCGGCTGCAGAAGGTGACGGCTTCGCCGCAGATGCAGTTATCGGTGTCGCACTGCCTTGGCTCGGAACGCAGAACTGGGCAGAAGCAGATCAGATGTTTAAAGACCAATTGGAAGCAGCTGGATTCAAAGCGATCGTTCAGCACGCAGACAACAAGGTTCCTCAGCAGCAGCAGCAGATTGAGTCTATGATTCAGAATGGTGCAAAGGTCATTGTCGTAGGACCTGTTGACGGTTCACAACTTGGTGCTGTTCTGGAAGAAGCAGAAGCTGCAGGCATCAAAATCATCGGTTATGACCGTCTCATTGAAAACACAACAGGTGTTGACGGTGTTGTACAGTTTGGCAGCGTAAAAACCGGCGAACTGCAAGGGCAGGCATTATTGGATGGATTAGCAGCAGTAAAGGGCGAAGGACCTTACAACATCGAACTGTTCGGTGGTGGCCCTGCTGACCCCAATGCCCCCAACTTCTTTAAGGGAGCTATGAAAGTTCTTCAGCCTAAGATTGACGACGGTACACTGGTTGTCGTATCTGGACAGACCGATTTTACCCAGTGTGCGACCATGGACTGGGATAATTCAAAAGCTCAAGCTCGTATGGACTCCCTTCTCTCCGGATTCTATGCAGATAAAGAAATCCATGGCGTTCTCTCTCCCAACGACGGCATTGCTCGTGCGATTATCACCGCATCTGAACAGGCTGGACAGCAGCTTCCTGTTGTTTCAGGTCTTGATGCTGAAAACGAGTCCGTTGAATGGATTTGGTCCGGCAGACAGTATTCAACCGTTGCTAAGCCCACCGATGTTCTTGTTAACAAAACAATCGAGATCATCAAATCTCTGCAGGCTGGCAATGGGATGCCTGCCCCTGATACAACTGTAAACAATGGCAAGAAGGATGTAGGCGTCTACGAGCTTCCACCGCTTGTTGTTACCAAGGAAAATGCAAAAGAAGCTTTTGCTAATGATCCTGGTCGTTTGGAGCTACTGAAATAG
- a CDS encoding sugar ABC transporter permease: MRYIKKVFGGGLRQYSMVIALVALTIIFNITSEGRMITSSNFQNLISGNAYVLVLAIGMLMVIVIGQIDLSVGSVAGFSGMVMALTARDLGLPWWVAVLLSLAIGAAIGAWQGFWLSRLGIPGFITTLGGMMIFRGGVIWVSKSISVPAPSELKVFGAGYLPDWGPSFTGMNNSTLLLGIIAIAAVAFSQLRKYNRSSRLTETTEELWPVLVRIGLIGIAIGYLTWIFGTGRPGTSFPVPGLILVVLVIIYHIITQRTRFGRHIYAVGGNKSAAALSGVNVQRTYFLTMLNMSLLAALAGIMFVGRSTAAGPSDGTGWELDAIASVFIGGAAVSGGVGTVLATMVGGLVMAVLNSGLMLMGVGADRTQVIKGFVLLAAVAFDVFNKQQGRPSIIGRLFPSKESESKESNTKEGNPAKGGSR; the protein is encoded by the coding sequence ATGAGATATATTAAAAAGGTATTCGGCGGCGGACTGCGTCAGTACAGTATGGTAATTGCTTTGGTAGCGCTTACCATCATCTTTAATATTACTTCAGAAGGAAGAATGATTACTTCCTCCAATTTTCAGAACCTGATATCCGGCAATGCATATGTGCTGGTATTGGCCATTGGTATGTTGATGGTTATCGTAATTGGTCAGATTGACCTTTCTGTTGGATCAGTAGCCGGTTTTTCTGGAATGGTGATGGCTCTTACTGCTCGGGATCTTGGTTTGCCTTGGTGGGTGGCAGTGCTTCTCAGCTTGGCAATCGGTGCTGCGATCGGAGCATGGCAGGGATTCTGGCTGTCTCGGCTTGGTATTCCCGGATTTATCACTACCTTGGGTGGTATGATGATTTTCCGCGGCGGTGTAATCTGGGTTTCTAAATCAATCTCGGTTCCTGCCCCGTCAGAACTCAAAGTGTTCGGCGCAGGTTATCTGCCTGATTGGGGCCCTTCCTTTACAGGAATGAACAACTCAACACTTCTATTAGGAATCATAGCAATTGCAGCGGTAGCGTTTTCCCAGCTGCGAAAATACAATCGTTCTTCTAGACTGACTGAAACGACAGAGGAGCTTTGGCCGGTACTCGTGAGAATTGGCTTAATAGGGATCGCTATCGGTTATCTGACATGGATTTTCGGTACTGGACGACCCGGTACATCCTTCCCCGTACCGGGACTGATTCTTGTAGTTTTAGTTATCATTTACCATATTATCACCCAGCGCACCAGATTTGGCCGCCACATCTACGCGGTTGGGGGCAATAAAAGTGCGGCTGCGCTATCGGGTGTAAACGTTCAAAGAACTTATTTCCTTACCATGCTTAACATGTCTTTGCTTGCGGCCTTAGCTGGAATCATGTTCGTAGGCCGTTCGACAGCAGCTGGACCTTCGGATGGAACAGGCTGGGAATTAGACGCCATTGCGTCGGTTTTTATCGGCGGAGCAGCGGTTTCCGGTGGTGTCGGTACCGTCCTTGCAACTATGGTCGGTGGTCTGGTGATGGCGGTTCTCAACTCCGGTCTGATGCTCATGGGTGTGGGTGCTGACCGTACGCAGGTTATTAAAGGATTTGTGCTGCTTGCAGCAGTTGCTTTTGATGTTTTCAACAAGCAACAGGGGCGCCCATCCATCATCGGAAGGCTGTTTCCCAGCAAGGAAAGCGAATCGAAAGAAAGCAACACAAAGGAAGGTAATCCCGCCAAAGGCGGTTCCAGATAG
- a CDS encoding sugar ABC transporter ATP-binding protein codes for MEHPLILQMQGITKLFPGVRALDDVTLEVHRGTIHAICGENGAGKSTLMKVLSGVYPHGSYQGKIIYMGSEMTFKDIKESESAGIAIIHQELTMIPELSITENIFLGNEIVKHGLIDWDAAQKRTVELLEMVGLSIDPTTLIKHLGVGQQQLVEIAKAFSKNVKLLILDEPTSALNEADSANLLELMRGLKSRDITCIMISHKLNEIAAISDAVTVIRDGRTVETYTVEAGHVDEDRIIRAMVGRSIENRYPAHKSNPGEIIFEVSDWCVEDPNNPGRRVCKNSSFFVRSGEIVGFAGLMGAGRTELMRSIFGQNYGIYLGGSMKVRGKPIRVTSVASAIRQGIAYVPEDRKSLGLNLLDNIRMTTVAANLKGIMRGRLLDLEREFQVAEEYRRSLNVKTHSVDRGVTTLSGGNQQKVVLGKWLFTEPDVLILDEPTRGIDVGAKYEIYRLIHEMADQGKAVILISSELPELLGISDRIYTIFEGNITGVIDREEANQEILMKMMTNTSGAEVEAGKDKKAL; via the coding sequence ATGGAACATCCTTTAATTCTACAGATGCAAGGTATTACCAAACTCTTTCCGGGAGTGCGCGCGCTTGATGACGTGACGCTGGAAGTACATAGAGGAACCATTCACGCTATTTGCGGAGAGAATGGCGCAGGAAAGTCAACTCTGATGAAAGTCCTTTCTGGCGTTTATCCTCACGGCTCCTATCAAGGAAAGATTATCTACATGGGCAGCGAGATGACATTCAAAGACATCAAGGAATCGGAGAGTGCGGGCATTGCAATTATACACCAAGAGCTCACAATGATTCCGGAGTTGTCCATAACTGAAAACATTTTTTTAGGAAATGAGATCGTCAAACATGGGTTGATAGACTGGGACGCCGCACAAAAACGCACGGTAGAACTGCTTGAGATGGTTGGACTTTCAATCGATCCAACCACCTTGATCAAACACCTGGGCGTGGGTCAGCAGCAACTGGTCGAAATCGCCAAAGCATTTTCCAAAAACGTCAAACTACTGATTCTTGATGAACCTACCTCCGCACTGAACGAGGCCGATTCCGCAAACTTGCTTGAATTGATGAGAGGGTTAAAAAGCCGCGATATCACCTGTATCATGATATCCCATAAGCTGAATGAGATTGCGGCCATCTCTGATGCCGTTACAGTGATACGTGACGGCCGTACTGTGGAAACCTACACTGTGGAAGCGGGTCATGTTGATGAAGATCGTATTATTCGTGCCATGGTAGGACGCTCCATTGAAAACCGATATCCTGCCCACAAATCCAATCCGGGAGAGATTATCTTTGAAGTATCTGACTGGTGTGTTGAAGATCCCAATAACCCGGGTCGGCGAGTATGTAAAAACTCCAGCTTTTTTGTGAGATCAGGAGAGATCGTTGGCTTCGCCGGTCTTATGGGTGCGGGAAGAACTGAGCTGATGAGATCGATCTTTGGGCAAAATTACGGGATTTATCTTGGAGGATCGATGAAAGTCAGGGGGAAACCGATTCGTGTTACCTCTGTAGCCTCTGCAATTCGTCAGGGCATCGCATATGTACCGGAGGATCGCAAGAGCTTAGGGCTAAATTTGTTAGACAACATACGCATGACCACGGTTGCTGCAAATTTAAAGGGAATTATGCGTGGCAGGCTCCTTGATTTAGAACGAGAATTTCAGGTTGCTGAAGAGTACCGCCGCTCTTTAAATGTCAAGACCCACAGTGTTGATCGGGGGGTGACCACCTTATCCGGCGGAAATCAGCAAAAGGTCGTTTTAGGAAAGTGGTTATTTACAGAACCGGATGTTTTGATTCTTGACGAGCCTACCCGAGGGATCGATGTCGGTGCTAAGTACGAAATTTATCGCTTGATTCATGAGATGGCAGATCAAGGAAAAGCAGTGATCCTAATTTCTTCCGAACTGCCGGAACTGCTTGGGATATCGGATAGAATCTACACTATTTTTGAAGGAAATATAACGGGCGTGATAGACCGCGAGGAGGCCAATCAGGAGATTCTCATGAAAATGATGACAAACACCTCGGGCGCGGAAGTGGAAGCAGGAAAGGATAAGAAGGCATTATGA
- a CDS encoding HAD family phosphatase, with translation MIPSDPMQYRMVFCDIDGTLINSEHHISQRTKQEIQELYHGGIPFILVSARMPSGIYPLQLELGIKAPIVCYSGALILNERGSPIKTIGIDREKAIRIDTFLKKEWSSICCSAYSCNDWLTDNIRNKWIMKEQRITTSVPIEGRISDFSEKTQIHKLLCMGEAEMISELSIGLKEMFSGLSIYRSKDTYLEIMNGTVSKSDAVKYLCKDYNIPIEATVSFGDNYNDVDMLMATGTSFAMGNAPEEVKRLAMHVTLDNDREGVALGLQQLNFMKNRI, from the coding sequence ATGATTCCCTCTGATCCGATGCAATATAGAATGGTCTTCTGTGATATCGACGGAACACTCATAAATTCTGAACATCACATTTCTCAGAGGACCAAACAGGAGATACAGGAACTTTATCATGGTGGCATCCCTTTTATCCTAGTGTCGGCGCGTATGCCTTCTGGGATTTATCCATTACAGCTTGAATTGGGAATAAAAGCACCCATTGTTTGTTATAGTGGTGCACTGATCCTAAATGAGCGGGGGAGCCCCATCAAAACCATTGGAATAGACCGCGAAAAAGCAATACGAATTGACACGTTTCTTAAAAAAGAATGGAGTTCCATTTGTTGCAGCGCTTATAGCTGTAATGACTGGTTAACAGACAATATTCGTAATAAATGGATTATGAAGGAACAGAGGATTACCACGTCAGTGCCGATAGAGGGAAGGATCTCTGATTTTTCAGAGAAAACTCAGATCCATAAGCTATTGTGTATGGGCGAGGCGGAGATGATATCTGAACTGAGTATTGGACTTAAGGAAATGTTCTCCGGGCTATCCATTTATCGCTCTAAAGATACGTATCTTGAGATTATGAATGGAACTGTTTCAAAGTCAGATGCAGTCAAATATTTATGCAAAGACTATAATATTCCAATCGAAGCCACGGTATCCTTCGGCGACAATTATAATGATGTGGATATGCTGATGGCTACCGGAACCAGCTTTGCAATGGGAAACGCGCCAGAAGAGGTAAAAAGATTAGCCATGCATGTTACCCTTGACAATGACCGAGAGGGCGTTGCCCTGGGACTGCAACAATTGAATTTTATGAAGAATCGAATATGA
- a CDS encoding ROK family transcriptional regulator — MRGATGKNNSDLTEMNRSAVMKILQQQEVCSRADIARQTGLTQAAITKIVASMMEMGIVSEVGIITGSSDNRRSIGLKLNADRHQIIGVKFAREMFALGVFDISGKMYTQTETKFPLEENPQIVLSAMKKQIHDMLKKYENVVSIGLAVPGPYLRDEGRIAVVTRMSSWHTINFIEEFKEEFQKPVFIEHDANAGALAEWFFGGHGQSLHTLAYFLVGEGVGCGMIERGRLFLGVQGSACELGHVSVDVLGPRCECGNYGCLEMYCSASALWKKAQKYVPECLPGENLKGGETLQSGDACNAIFEAARLGNQKALDVVREIAEYIGYGCVTLINGYNPDVIIIGDVVSQGGDLLMPTILEVVKQRVIPELHTRVQIKISNLQVDPTLYGAAATATNKVLQLPSMFSAAGKWGPGK, encoded by the coding sequence ATGAGAGGTGCGACAGGTAAAAACAATAGTGATCTGACAGAAATGAATCGCTCCGCTGTTATGAAAATATTACAGCAGCAGGAGGTTTGTTCCCGGGCGGATATTGCCAGACAAACGGGACTTACCCAAGCAGCTATTACAAAAATAGTTGCTTCCATGATGGAAATGGGCATTGTATCCGAGGTGGGTATTATAACGGGCAGCAGCGATAACCGCCGTTCTATAGGGCTGAAACTGAATGCTGACAGGCATCAGATTATCGGGGTTAAGTTTGCAAGAGAGATGTTCGCATTGGGTGTGTTTGATATCTCTGGTAAAATGTACACTCAAACAGAAACAAAGTTTCCTCTTGAGGAAAATCCGCAAATAGTGTTGTCTGCTATGAAAAAACAGATACACGATATGCTGAAAAAGTATGAAAATGTAGTATCCATTGGTCTTGCTGTTCCGGGGCCGTATCTTCGGGATGAAGGGCGTATTGCTGTTGTAACCCGGATGTCTTCCTGGCACACGATCAATTTTATTGAGGAATTTAAAGAAGAGTTTCAAAAGCCTGTATTTATAGAGCATGATGCGAATGCAGGTGCATTAGCGGAGTGGTTTTTTGGAGGTCACGGGCAGTCGCTTCATACCCTCGCCTATTTTCTGGTGGGAGAAGGTGTTGGATGTGGAATGATTGAACGGGGCAGGCTCTTTCTTGGCGTCCAAGGCTCTGCATGTGAACTTGGACATGTCAGTGTGGATGTTCTTGGTCCTCGTTGTGAATGTGGAAACTATGGCTGCCTTGAAATGTATTGCTCTGCATCTGCTTTATGGAAGAAAGCGCAGAAGTATGTACCGGAATGCCTTCCGGGAGAGAATCTGAAGGGCGGTGAAACTTTGCAAAGCGGTGATGCCTGCAATGCAATTTTTGAAGCAGCTCGTTTAGGTAATCAAAAAGCGCTGGATGTTGTGCGAGAGATAGCGGAATATATCGGTTACGGTTGTGTTACTCTGATCAACGGTTATAATCCAGACGTTATTATCATAGGCGATGTAGTATCTCAGGGAGGAGATTTACTGATGCCTACAATTCTGGAAGTGGTAAAGCAGCGTGTTATTCCAGAATTGCACACCAGGGTACAGATTAAAATATCCAATCTTCAGGTAGACCCAACCCTTTATGGTGCAGCAGCCACCGCAACAAACAAGGTTCTGCAGCTGCCAAGCATGTTTTCGGCGGCAGGTAAATGGGGGCCGGGAAAATGA
- a CDS encoding lysophospholipase yields the protein MKEEKMVPSYDGTKLRFTKDVVQDPKALIVISHGLCEHLNRYDYFTEKLNESGYSVYRYDQRGHGKSEGTKVYFSHYDEMPDDLAVIVDLVKNENNGKKVFLLGHSMGGETVVLYGTKNPGKVDGIITSGALTRYHNPIMGDQFPIEAPAGTYVPNALGDGVCSDPEVIEAYANDPLVEKQISIELINQIYAGVQWLKETPENFVDPILILHGADDGLVSVKDSLDFFREINSEDKSLRVYAKLFHEILNEPSKDEIISDILVWLEKHN from the coding sequence ATGAAAGAGGAAAAAATGGTTCCTTCCTACGATGGAACGAAACTCAGATTCACAAAGGATGTTGTCCAAGATCCCAAGGCGTTGATTGTCATATCCCACGGTCTTTGCGAACACCTAAACCGCTATGACTATTTTACGGAAAAACTCAACGAGAGTGGTTACAGCGTTTATCGTTATGATCAGAGGGGTCATGGTAAATCAGAAGGAACGAAGGTATATTTTAGTCATTATGACGAAATGCCGGATGACTTGGCCGTAATTGTTGATCTGGTCAAAAACGAAAACAACGGAAAGAAGGTTTTTCTTCTCGGTCATAGCATGGGCGGGGAAACGGTGGTTCTGTACGGTACGAAAAATCCGGGAAAAGTGGATGGAATCATTACCTCCGGTGCATTAACCCGCTATCATAATCCCATCATGGGGGATCAGTTCCCCATCGAAGCGCCTGCCGGTACTTACGTGCCCAACGCACTTGGCGACGGAGTATGCAGTGATCCTGAGGTGATCGAAGCATATGCAAACGATCCTTTGGTGGAAAAACAAATCAGTATCGAACTGATCAATCAGATTTATGCGGGGGTGCAGTGGCTTAAAGAAACTCCGGAGAATTTCGTCGATCCCATCTTGATTTTACATGGGGCGGATGATGGACTGGTATCGGTAAAAGACTCGCTGGATTTCTTTAGAGAGATCAATTCAGAAGATAAGAGCCTGAGGGTCTATGCCAAACTGTTTCATGAGATCTTAAATGAGCCAAGCAAGGATGAAATCATTTCCGATATTTTAGTGTGGCTTGAAAAACATAACTGA